The following is a genomic window from Mus pahari chromosome 1, PAHARI_EIJ_v1.1, whole genome shotgun sequence.
AGGGCTGGGAGTCACTCGTGGGCTCTGTTCTTCTAGCCCTGGGCTCCCTGCTTTCAGTTCCCCACTGATCCCTTATTCCCTGCATCCAGCCtctttcctctgcccctccctgctcAGGGTGTCCTAGGCCCCACCCTCCCAGCTCATTCCTCCCTAGAGTGGGGATTAGAATCCAGGTCCACAGATACCTTGAGTCATTGTCTCCTGGGCCCATCCCCTGGgccattgggggtgggggtgggggtagttgAGCTGGGTCTTCATGGAGCTTCGAAGCTCAATTATGTGTCATCAGCTGCAGAGAGTTTCTGCAGGATTAGAGCCATGCCCCACCCTGTCTTCCTTGTCCTCTTCCACCCCACTACCCCACGGAAATCCAAGGAGCTGACACAAAGGGATCAGGTGGGGCGTCATGTGTGACAGGTGGACAGTAGGAGAAGTGACTCTCAAGGTGGCCAGCAGATGAAAGGGCTGGAAGGTAGGTGGACTGGGAGATAGCAGAAAAAGACGGCGAGACAGGCTGAACAAGTGACAAACCATTGACGATCTGGCAAACAGGTGAGAAGGTGGAAACCATGAAGGagtggcctgggggggggggcagagaaaagAGGGCAGGGGTGAGGGCACAGGGGAGGGTGACCTCAGATACCCCATCTTTCCTGGCAGACCCTGGAGCAGCCCACCATGAGGCTTAACATTCTCTTGCTCCTGTGTGTTGTGGGTGAGTTTTCTGAATTGGGGGTTGGGAGGACTCGGGAGGGTGTGGGGTATGGGGAAGTGTGGAGGAGGGGTGATGGCAGCCCTGGGACTGGGTCCTTTCCTTTCCCGTGATAATGTTTTATACCGCCGCCCGGAACCTGGTGCTGAGGCGGGGAAAGGGCAACCCTGCTTAACTGTCTCCCTGTATCCATGGGTTTGTGGAccatcctcctttctctgccatttctcatcttctgtctttttgtgcgttttattttgttttcctgaaaccTGTGGCAGATCtcttgcctccgcctcctgagtgctgggatgtcaACCACACGCTGCCACACACACTCTGCCATTGTCTCTTCGCCTCTACCTTCCTGTACCACGCCTCCTTCTCTCACCCACAGTCTTCATGTCTAATCCCATTCCTCTGGTCTACATTCCACCTCAGGTCTCGGTCAGGCAGACAGGGAGAAGATCTATAATGGCGTCGAGTGTGTGAAGAACTCACAGCCTTGgcaggtggggctgttccacgGCAAATACCTGCGCTGTGGTGGTGTCCTTGTGGACCACAAATGGGTCCTTACGGCTGCTCACTGCAGTGGCAAGTAAGAGCCCTGGGTGGGCTCTCCTCAGGTTAGAGGGGTAGAAGAGTTTCCTGGAGCAGGGCTGGGTGTTGCTAGGTGGGACAAGGCGCACGCAGTGGGTGGAGGACCTGGATGGCGCCTCTGGtcctctcccatttcctcctgtgtccttttctttcctaCAGTGTTTATCACCAGCCCCAGGCATTCCCTAACCCCAGCTAGACACAGGGTGTCACTGAACTTGAGTCACAGCCTATCCCCCAAGAAGCCAAGTTCAGCCACCCACCCTTCCTTGAGAAgccaattaaaacagaaaattattaatAGAAAGAAGATTTACCCAACATGGCCACATTGGGAAGGGCACAAAGTGATCTGGTgatcctctcccccaccccaggctatCTTCAGGGTCCCACACTGAGACTGAGGTTTAAATAGAAGGCTAATGTTACACATGTCTATGCAGTCCGTGATGCGATCCTACCTACCATTGGGCTTCAGTCTCAACCAGTGGTCGACGAGCTCTTAAACCGTGTGAAATCTCTTCTGGGGAGATGCTACTCCTTGGCTGGCATCTTTTCTTCTCCCAGAATGAGATTTCTCAGATGGAGATTCCATTGCTCCAATAGTCGGATAGATAGGTTGATGATAGACACTAGTGTCTCTTAGACAACTAGGCTACCCCTGAGCTATCTACCCAGACCCCAGACCCAGATAATCCACTTTCTACGTCTGGACTTTGTTGTGAAAGGGGAGCCTAGGTGCCAAGAGACCAAGATGTTCCGTGCAGGACAGAAAGCTGGTATCCTCCGTATTCACTGCTCAGTCAACCGCCCCGGTAGCACACTGGCGTTGGCTATGGGGATAAATTTGGCAGCTGGTATACTGAGGACACTCTGCCCCATGATACCTGTTGCCAaagagcagcagaaagagacagggGCCGTGGAAGTAGAAGACTAATGCAACATACATAGAGGATGGGGAATagagacccagagacagagagaggtaagGGATGACGTAGCTGCTACTCACTGACCAACCTAACCTCAGGTACGTGGTGCGCCTTGGGGAACACAGCCTCACCAAGCTGGATTGGACAGAACAGTTGAGATACACCACCTTCTCCATAACACACCCCAGCTACCAGGGGGCCTATCATAACCATGAGCATGATCTTCGACTCCTGAGGCTGAACAGACCCATCCTCCTGACCCATGCTGTCCGGCCCGTGGCCCTGCCCAGTTCCTGTGTAACTACAGAGGCCAAGTGTCGTGTCTCAGGATGGGGTACTACAAACAAGCCATGGGGTAAGAGGTTCTTGAGTTTGGAGGTGAGAGATGTAGGGTAAGAGATTAAACCATTTACTTCAGAGAGAATATGGGTGTGGGGTTGATGGTCAGGGTCAAGGGTCATGGTAGGTCTTTAGAGTCACAGAGGTTAAGAGATTGAATATGAAGTCAGCAGCCTGGGGTTAGAGCTGTGACCAGAGGTGGGAGTAACACCAGGGATCATTAGGACATCACAGGTCATGGGTTCAGGCACTAGAGATCTTTATAAGGCTGGTATCATTGGGCCTCTAATC
Proteins encoded in this region:
- the Klk12 gene encoding kallikrein-12 yields the protein MRLNILLLLCVVGLGQADREKIYNGVECVKNSQPWQVGLFHGKYLRCGGVLVDHKWVLTAAHCSGKYVVRLGEHSLTKLDWTEQLRYTTFSITHPSYQGAYHNHEHDLRLLRLNRPILLTHAVRPVALPSSCVTTEAKCRVSGWGTTNKPWDPFPDRLQCLNLSTVSNETCRAVFPGRVTENMLCAGGEAGKDACQGDSGGPLVCGGVLQGLVSWGSVGPCGQKGIPGVYTKVCKYTDWIRLVIRNN